One Microcebus murinus isolate Inina chromosome 7, M.murinus_Inina_mat1.0, whole genome shotgun sequence genomic region harbors:
- the PRC1 gene encoding protein regulator of cytokinesis 1 isoform X8 has protein sequence MRRSEIVAEESIVCLQSALNHLREIWELIGIPEDQRLQRTEVVKKHIKELLDMMIAEEESLKERLVKSIAVCQKELNTLCSELHVEPFQEEGETTILQLEKDLRTQVELMRKQKKERKQELKLLQEQDRELCEILCMPHYVVDSASVPSLEELNQFRQHVATLRETKASRHQEFVDIKKQIILCMEELDHTPDTSFERDVVCEDEDAFCLSLDNIATLQKLLRQLEIRKSQNEAVCEGLRARIRELWDRLQIPEEEREAVATVMTGSKAKVRKALQLEVDRLEELKMQNMKKVIEAIRVELAQYWDHCFYSQEQRQAFAPYYSDDYTEDLLQLHDAEVVRLRNYYEVHKELFEGVQKWEENWRLFLEFERKASDPSRFTNRGGNLLKEEKQRAKLQKTLPKLEEELKAQIEMWEQEHAQAFVVNGQKFMEYVAEQWEMHRLEKERAKQERQIKNRKQTETEMLYGSAPRTPGKRRGLTPNTPGKVRKLNTTIMSNATANSSIRPVFGGTMYRSPVSRLPPSGNKPVATSSCSGKKTPRAGRHGANKENLELNGSFLSEGSVPLGQFHCWASGMLK, from the exons ATGAGGAGAAG tGAGATAGTGGCAGAGGAGTCTATAGTATGTCTCCAGAGTGCCCTAAATCACCTTCGGGAAATATGGGAATTAATTGGGATTCCGGAGGATCAGCGTTTACAAAGAACCGAGGTTGTAAAGAAGCATATCAAG GAACTCCTGGATATGATGATTGCTGAGGAGGAAAGCCTGAAGGAAAGGCTTGTCAAAAGCATAGCTGTCTGTCAGAAAGAGCTGAACACACTGTGCAGTGAGCTACACGTCGAGCCGTTTCAG GAAGAAGGAGAGACGACCATTTTGCAACTAGAAAAAGATTTGCGTACCCAGGTGGAATTGATGcgaaaacagaaaaaggagagaaaacaggaaCTGAAGCTACTTCAAGAACAAGATCGAGAACTGTGTGAAATTCTTTGTATGCCCCACTATGTTGTTGACAGTGCCTCAGTTCCCAGCTTAGAAGAGCTGAACCAGTTTAGACAACATGTGGCAACTTTGAGGGAAACAAAG GCATCTCGGCACCAGGAGTTTGTCGACATAAAGAAACAGATCATACTGTGTATGGAAGAATTAGATCACACTCCAGACACAAGCTTTGAAAGAGATGTGGTGTGTGAAGATGAAGATGCCTTCTGTTTATCTTTGGACAATATTGCAACACTACAAAAGTTGCTACGGCAG CTGGAAATTCGAAAATCACAAAATGAAGCTGTATGTGAAGGACTCCGTGCTCGAATTCGAGAGCTCTGGGACAGGTTGCAAATAcctgaagaagaaagagaagctgTGGCCACGGTTATGACTGGGTCGAAGGCCAAGGTCAGGAAAGCG CTGCAATTAGAAGTGGATCGGTTGGAAGAACTGAAAATGCAAAACATGAAGAAAGTGATTGAGGCAATACGAGTGGAGCTGGCTCAGTACTGGGACCACTGTTTTTACAGCCAGGAGCAGAGACAAGCTTTTGCCCCTTACTATTCTG ACGACTACACAGAAGATCTGCTCCAGCTCCACGATGCTGAGGTGGTGCGGTTAAGAAACTATTATGAAGTTCATAAGGAACTCTTCGAAGGTGTTCAGAAGTGGGAAGAAAACTGGAGGCTCTTCTTAGAGTTTGAG AGAAAAGCTTCAGATCCAAGTCGATTTACAAACCGGGGAGGAAAtcttctaaaagaagaaaagcaacgAGCCAAGCTCCAGAAAACGCTCCCTAAG CTGGAAGAGGAGTTAAAGGCACAAATTGAAATGTGGGAACAGGAACATGCACAGGCATTTGTGGTGAACGGGCAGAAATTCATGGAGTATGTGGCAGAACAATGGGAGATGCATCGATTGGAGAAAGAGAGAGCCAAGCAGGAACGA CAAATCAAGAATAGGAAGCAGACGGAGACAGAGATGCTCTATGGAAGTGCCCCCCGGACACCCGGCAAGCGGCGAGGACTGACACCCAACACTCCAGGCAAAGTGCGCAAG CTGAACACTACCATCATGTCCAATGCTACAGCCAACAGTAGCATTCGGCCTGTGTTTGGGGGGACAATGTACCGCTCCCCTGTGTCTCGGCTGCCGCCTTCTGGCAACAAG CCAGTTGCCACTTCCAGCTGTTCAGGGAAAAAAACACCCCGTGCCGGGAGGCATGGAGCCAACAAGGAGAACCTGGAGCTCAATGGCAGCTTCCTGAGCG AAGGATCCGTCCCTCTCGGACAGTTCCACTGTTGGGCTTCAG gGATGTTGAAGTAA
- the PRC1 gene encoding protein regulator of cytokinesis 1 isoform X10, with translation MRRSEIVAEESIVCLQSALNHLREIWELIGIPEDQRLQRTEVVKKHIKELLDMMIAEEESLKERLVKSIAVCQKELNTLCSELHVEPFQEEGETTILQLEKDLRTQVELMRKQKKERKQELKLLQEQDRELCEILCMPHYVVDSASVPSLEELNQFRQHVATLRETKASRHQEFVDIKKQIILCMEELDHTPDTSFERDVVCEDEDAFCLSLDNIATLQKLLRQLEIRKSQNEAVCEGLRARIRELWDRLQIPEEEREAVATVMTGSKAKVRKALQLEVDRLEELKMQNMKKVIEAIRVELAQYWDHCFYSQEQRQAFAPYYSDDYTEDLLQLHDAEVVRLRNYYEVHKELFEGVQKWEENWRLFLEFERKASDPSRFTNRGGNLLKEEKQRAKLQKTLPKLEEELKAQIEMWEQEHAQAFVVNGQKFMEYVAEQWEMHRLEKERAKQERQIKNRKQTETEMLYGSAPRTPGKRRGLTPNTPGKVRKLNTTIMSNATANSSIRPVFGGTMYRSPVSRLPPSGNKPVATSSCSGKKTPRAGRHGANKENLELNGSFLSGMLK, from the exons ATGAGGAGAAG tGAGATAGTGGCAGAGGAGTCTATAGTATGTCTCCAGAGTGCCCTAAATCACCTTCGGGAAATATGGGAATTAATTGGGATTCCGGAGGATCAGCGTTTACAAAGAACCGAGGTTGTAAAGAAGCATATCAAG GAACTCCTGGATATGATGATTGCTGAGGAGGAAAGCCTGAAGGAAAGGCTTGTCAAAAGCATAGCTGTCTGTCAGAAAGAGCTGAACACACTGTGCAGTGAGCTACACGTCGAGCCGTTTCAG GAAGAAGGAGAGACGACCATTTTGCAACTAGAAAAAGATTTGCGTACCCAGGTGGAATTGATGcgaaaacagaaaaaggagagaaaacaggaaCTGAAGCTACTTCAAGAACAAGATCGAGAACTGTGTGAAATTCTTTGTATGCCCCACTATGTTGTTGACAGTGCCTCAGTTCCCAGCTTAGAAGAGCTGAACCAGTTTAGACAACATGTGGCAACTTTGAGGGAAACAAAG GCATCTCGGCACCAGGAGTTTGTCGACATAAAGAAACAGATCATACTGTGTATGGAAGAATTAGATCACACTCCAGACACAAGCTTTGAAAGAGATGTGGTGTGTGAAGATGAAGATGCCTTCTGTTTATCTTTGGACAATATTGCAACACTACAAAAGTTGCTACGGCAG CTGGAAATTCGAAAATCACAAAATGAAGCTGTATGTGAAGGACTCCGTGCTCGAATTCGAGAGCTCTGGGACAGGTTGCAAATAcctgaagaagaaagagaagctgTGGCCACGGTTATGACTGGGTCGAAGGCCAAGGTCAGGAAAGCG CTGCAATTAGAAGTGGATCGGTTGGAAGAACTGAAAATGCAAAACATGAAGAAAGTGATTGAGGCAATACGAGTGGAGCTGGCTCAGTACTGGGACCACTGTTTTTACAGCCAGGAGCAGAGACAAGCTTTTGCCCCTTACTATTCTG ACGACTACACAGAAGATCTGCTCCAGCTCCACGATGCTGAGGTGGTGCGGTTAAGAAACTATTATGAAGTTCATAAGGAACTCTTCGAAGGTGTTCAGAAGTGGGAAGAAAACTGGAGGCTCTTCTTAGAGTTTGAG AGAAAAGCTTCAGATCCAAGTCGATTTACAAACCGGGGAGGAAAtcttctaaaagaagaaaagcaacgAGCCAAGCTCCAGAAAACGCTCCCTAAG CTGGAAGAGGAGTTAAAGGCACAAATTGAAATGTGGGAACAGGAACATGCACAGGCATTTGTGGTGAACGGGCAGAAATTCATGGAGTATGTGGCAGAACAATGGGAGATGCATCGATTGGAGAAAGAGAGAGCCAAGCAGGAACGA CAAATCAAGAATAGGAAGCAGACGGAGACAGAGATGCTCTATGGAAGTGCCCCCCGGACACCCGGCAAGCGGCGAGGACTGACACCCAACACTCCAGGCAAAGTGCGCAAG CTGAACACTACCATCATGTCCAATGCTACAGCCAACAGTAGCATTCGGCCTGTGTTTGGGGGGACAATGTACCGCTCCCCTGTGTCTCGGCTGCCGCCTTCTGGCAACAAG CCAGTTGCCACTTCCAGCTGTTCAGGGAAAAAAACACCCCGTGCCGGGAGGCATGGAGCCAACAAGGAGAACCTGGAGCTCAATGGCAGCTTCCTGAGCG gGATGTTGAAGTAA
- the PRC1 gene encoding protein regulator of cytokinesis 1 isoform X4 — protein sequence MRRSEIVAEESIVCLQSALNHLREIWELIGIPEDQRLQRTEVVKKHIKELLDMMIAEEESLKERLVKSIAVCQKELNTLCSELHVEPFQEEGETTILQLEKDLRTQVELMRKQKKERKQELKLLQEQDRELCEILCMPHYVVDSASVPSLEELNQFRQHVATLRETKASRHQEFVDIKKQIILCMEELDHTPDTSFERDVVCEDEDAFCLSLDNIATLQKLLRQLEIRKSQNEAVCEGLRARIRELWDRLQIPEEEREAVATVMTGSKAKVRKALQLEVDRLEELKMQNMKKVIEAIRVELAQYWDHCFYSQEQRQAFAPYYSDDYTEDLLQLHDAEVVRLRNYYEVHKELFEGVQKWEENWRLFLEFERKASDPSRFTNRGGNLLKEEKQRAKLQKTLPKLEEELKAQIEMWEQEHAQAFVVNGQKFMEYVAEQWEMHRLEKERAKQERQIKNRKQTETEMLYGSAPRTPGKRRGLTPNTPGKVRKLNTTIMSNATANSSIRPVFGGTMYRSPVSRLPPSGNKPVATSSCSGKKTPRAGRHGANKENLELNGSFLSGGYPDSTPLQRNFSINSVASTYSEFAKDPSLSDSSTVGLQGC from the exons ATGAGGAGAAG tGAGATAGTGGCAGAGGAGTCTATAGTATGTCTCCAGAGTGCCCTAAATCACCTTCGGGAAATATGGGAATTAATTGGGATTCCGGAGGATCAGCGTTTACAAAGAACCGAGGTTGTAAAGAAGCATATCAAG GAACTCCTGGATATGATGATTGCTGAGGAGGAAAGCCTGAAGGAAAGGCTTGTCAAAAGCATAGCTGTCTGTCAGAAAGAGCTGAACACACTGTGCAGTGAGCTACACGTCGAGCCGTTTCAG GAAGAAGGAGAGACGACCATTTTGCAACTAGAAAAAGATTTGCGTACCCAGGTGGAATTGATGcgaaaacagaaaaaggagagaaaacaggaaCTGAAGCTACTTCAAGAACAAGATCGAGAACTGTGTGAAATTCTTTGTATGCCCCACTATGTTGTTGACAGTGCCTCAGTTCCCAGCTTAGAAGAGCTGAACCAGTTTAGACAACATGTGGCAACTTTGAGGGAAACAAAG GCATCTCGGCACCAGGAGTTTGTCGACATAAAGAAACAGATCATACTGTGTATGGAAGAATTAGATCACACTCCAGACACAAGCTTTGAAAGAGATGTGGTGTGTGAAGATGAAGATGCCTTCTGTTTATCTTTGGACAATATTGCAACACTACAAAAGTTGCTACGGCAG CTGGAAATTCGAAAATCACAAAATGAAGCTGTATGTGAAGGACTCCGTGCTCGAATTCGAGAGCTCTGGGACAGGTTGCAAATAcctgaagaagaaagagaagctgTGGCCACGGTTATGACTGGGTCGAAGGCCAAGGTCAGGAAAGCG CTGCAATTAGAAGTGGATCGGTTGGAAGAACTGAAAATGCAAAACATGAAGAAAGTGATTGAGGCAATACGAGTGGAGCTGGCTCAGTACTGGGACCACTGTTTTTACAGCCAGGAGCAGAGACAAGCTTTTGCCCCTTACTATTCTG ACGACTACACAGAAGATCTGCTCCAGCTCCACGATGCTGAGGTGGTGCGGTTAAGAAACTATTATGAAGTTCATAAGGAACTCTTCGAAGGTGTTCAGAAGTGGGAAGAAAACTGGAGGCTCTTCTTAGAGTTTGAG AGAAAAGCTTCAGATCCAAGTCGATTTACAAACCGGGGAGGAAAtcttctaaaagaagaaaagcaacgAGCCAAGCTCCAGAAAACGCTCCCTAAG CTGGAAGAGGAGTTAAAGGCACAAATTGAAATGTGGGAACAGGAACATGCACAGGCATTTGTGGTGAACGGGCAGAAATTCATGGAGTATGTGGCAGAACAATGGGAGATGCATCGATTGGAGAAAGAGAGAGCCAAGCAGGAACGA CAAATCAAGAATAGGAAGCAGACGGAGACAGAGATGCTCTATGGAAGTGCCCCCCGGACACCCGGCAAGCGGCGAGGACTGACACCCAACACTCCAGGCAAAGTGCGCAAG CTGAACACTACCATCATGTCCAATGCTACAGCCAACAGTAGCATTCGGCCTGTGTTTGGGGGGACAATGTACCGCTCCCCTGTGTCTCGGCTGCCGCCTTCTGGCAACAAG CCAGTTGCCACTTCCAGCTGTTCAGGGAAAAAAACACCCCGTGCCGGGAGGCATGGAGCCAACAAGGAGAACCTGGAGCTCAATGGCAGCTTCCTGAGCGGTGGGTACCCTGACTCGACCCCCCTCCAGCGCAACTTCAGCATTAATTCTGTTGCCAGCACCTATTCTGAGTTTGCG AAGGATCCGTCCCTCTCGGACAGTTCCACTGTTGGGCTTCAG gGATGTTGA
- the PRC1 gene encoding protein regulator of cytokinesis 1 isoform X5: MRRSEIVAEESIVCLQSALNHLREIWELIGIPEDQRLQRTEVVKKHIKELLDMMIAEEESLKERLVKSIAVCQKELNTLCSELHVEPFQEEGETTILQLEKDLRTQVELMRKQKKERKQELKLLQEQDRELCEILCMPHYVVDSASVPSLEELNQFRQHVATLRETKASRHQEFVDIKKQIILCMEELDHTPDTSFERDVVCEDEDAFCLSLDNIATLQKLLRQLEIRKSQNEAVCEGLRARIRELWDRLQIPEEEREAVATVMTGSKAKVRKALQLEVDRLEELKMQNMKKVIEAIRVELAQYWDHCFYSQEQRQAFAPYYSDDYTEDLLQLHDAEVVRLRNYYEVHKELFEGVQKWEENWRLFLEFERKASDPSRFTNRGGNLLKEEKQRAKLQKTLPKLEEELKAQIEMWEQEHAQAFVVNGQKFMEYVAEQWEMHRLEKERAKQERQIKNRKQTETEMLYGSAPRTPGKRRGLTPNTPGKVRKLNTTIMSNATANSSIRPVFGGTMYRSPVSRLPPSGNKPVATSSCSGKKTPRAGRHGANKENLELNGSFLSGGYPDSTPLQRNFSINSVASTYSEFAGC; this comes from the exons ATGAGGAGAAG tGAGATAGTGGCAGAGGAGTCTATAGTATGTCTCCAGAGTGCCCTAAATCACCTTCGGGAAATATGGGAATTAATTGGGATTCCGGAGGATCAGCGTTTACAAAGAACCGAGGTTGTAAAGAAGCATATCAAG GAACTCCTGGATATGATGATTGCTGAGGAGGAAAGCCTGAAGGAAAGGCTTGTCAAAAGCATAGCTGTCTGTCAGAAAGAGCTGAACACACTGTGCAGTGAGCTACACGTCGAGCCGTTTCAG GAAGAAGGAGAGACGACCATTTTGCAACTAGAAAAAGATTTGCGTACCCAGGTGGAATTGATGcgaaaacagaaaaaggagagaaaacaggaaCTGAAGCTACTTCAAGAACAAGATCGAGAACTGTGTGAAATTCTTTGTATGCCCCACTATGTTGTTGACAGTGCCTCAGTTCCCAGCTTAGAAGAGCTGAACCAGTTTAGACAACATGTGGCAACTTTGAGGGAAACAAAG GCATCTCGGCACCAGGAGTTTGTCGACATAAAGAAACAGATCATACTGTGTATGGAAGAATTAGATCACACTCCAGACACAAGCTTTGAAAGAGATGTGGTGTGTGAAGATGAAGATGCCTTCTGTTTATCTTTGGACAATATTGCAACACTACAAAAGTTGCTACGGCAG CTGGAAATTCGAAAATCACAAAATGAAGCTGTATGTGAAGGACTCCGTGCTCGAATTCGAGAGCTCTGGGACAGGTTGCAAATAcctgaagaagaaagagaagctgTGGCCACGGTTATGACTGGGTCGAAGGCCAAGGTCAGGAAAGCG CTGCAATTAGAAGTGGATCGGTTGGAAGAACTGAAAATGCAAAACATGAAGAAAGTGATTGAGGCAATACGAGTGGAGCTGGCTCAGTACTGGGACCACTGTTTTTACAGCCAGGAGCAGAGACAAGCTTTTGCCCCTTACTATTCTG ACGACTACACAGAAGATCTGCTCCAGCTCCACGATGCTGAGGTGGTGCGGTTAAGAAACTATTATGAAGTTCATAAGGAACTCTTCGAAGGTGTTCAGAAGTGGGAAGAAAACTGGAGGCTCTTCTTAGAGTTTGAG AGAAAAGCTTCAGATCCAAGTCGATTTACAAACCGGGGAGGAAAtcttctaaaagaagaaaagcaacgAGCCAAGCTCCAGAAAACGCTCCCTAAG CTGGAAGAGGAGTTAAAGGCACAAATTGAAATGTGGGAACAGGAACATGCACAGGCATTTGTGGTGAACGGGCAGAAATTCATGGAGTATGTGGCAGAACAATGGGAGATGCATCGATTGGAGAAAGAGAGAGCCAAGCAGGAACGA CAAATCAAGAATAGGAAGCAGACGGAGACAGAGATGCTCTATGGAAGTGCCCCCCGGACACCCGGCAAGCGGCGAGGACTGACACCCAACACTCCAGGCAAAGTGCGCAAG CTGAACACTACCATCATGTCCAATGCTACAGCCAACAGTAGCATTCGGCCTGTGTTTGGGGGGACAATGTACCGCTCCCCTGTGTCTCGGCTGCCGCCTTCTGGCAACAAG CCAGTTGCCACTTCCAGCTGTTCAGGGAAAAAAACACCCCGTGCCGGGAGGCATGGAGCCAACAAGGAGAACCTGGAGCTCAATGGCAGCTTCCTGAGCGGTGGGTACCCTGACTCGACCCCCCTCCAGCGCAACTTCAGCATTAATTCTGTTGCCAGCACCTATTCTGAGTTTGCG gGATGTTGA
- the PRC1 gene encoding protein regulator of cytokinesis 1 isoform X1 has translation MRRSEIVAEESIVCLQSALNHLREIWELIGIPEDQRLQRTEVVKKHIKELLDMMIAEEESLKERLVKSIAVCQKELNTLCSELHVEPFQEEGETTILQLEKDLRTQVELMRKQKKERKQELKLLQEQDRELCEILCMPHYVVDSASVPSLEELNQFRQHVATLRETKASRHQEFVDIKKQIILCMEELDHTPDTSFERDVVCEDEDAFCLSLDNIATLQKLLRQLEIRKSQNEAVCEGLRARIRELWDRLQIPEEEREAVATVMTGSKAKVRKALQLEVDRLEELKMQNMKKVIEAIRVELAQYWDHCFYSQEQRQAFAPYYSDDYTEDLLQLHDAEVVRLRNYYEVHKELFEGVQKWEENWRLFLEFERKASDPSRFTNRGGNLLKEEKQRAKLQKTLPKLEEELKAQIEMWEQEHAQAFVVNGQKFMEYVAEQWEMHRLEKERAKQERQIKNRKQTETEMLYGSAPRTPGKRRGLTPNTPGKVRKLNTTIMSNATANSSIRPVFGGTMYRSPVSRLPPSGNKPVATSSCSGKKTPRAGRHGANKENLELNGSFLSGGYPDSTPLQRNFSINSVASTYSEFAKDPSLSDSSTVGLQRELSKASKSDATSRILNSTNIQP, from the exons ATGAGGAGAAG tGAGATAGTGGCAGAGGAGTCTATAGTATGTCTCCAGAGTGCCCTAAATCACCTTCGGGAAATATGGGAATTAATTGGGATTCCGGAGGATCAGCGTTTACAAAGAACCGAGGTTGTAAAGAAGCATATCAAG GAACTCCTGGATATGATGATTGCTGAGGAGGAAAGCCTGAAGGAAAGGCTTGTCAAAAGCATAGCTGTCTGTCAGAAAGAGCTGAACACACTGTGCAGTGAGCTACACGTCGAGCCGTTTCAG GAAGAAGGAGAGACGACCATTTTGCAACTAGAAAAAGATTTGCGTACCCAGGTGGAATTGATGcgaaaacagaaaaaggagagaaaacaggaaCTGAAGCTACTTCAAGAACAAGATCGAGAACTGTGTGAAATTCTTTGTATGCCCCACTATGTTGTTGACAGTGCCTCAGTTCCCAGCTTAGAAGAGCTGAACCAGTTTAGACAACATGTGGCAACTTTGAGGGAAACAAAG GCATCTCGGCACCAGGAGTTTGTCGACATAAAGAAACAGATCATACTGTGTATGGAAGAATTAGATCACACTCCAGACACAAGCTTTGAAAGAGATGTGGTGTGTGAAGATGAAGATGCCTTCTGTTTATCTTTGGACAATATTGCAACACTACAAAAGTTGCTACGGCAG CTGGAAATTCGAAAATCACAAAATGAAGCTGTATGTGAAGGACTCCGTGCTCGAATTCGAGAGCTCTGGGACAGGTTGCAAATAcctgaagaagaaagagaagctgTGGCCACGGTTATGACTGGGTCGAAGGCCAAGGTCAGGAAAGCG CTGCAATTAGAAGTGGATCGGTTGGAAGAACTGAAAATGCAAAACATGAAGAAAGTGATTGAGGCAATACGAGTGGAGCTGGCTCAGTACTGGGACCACTGTTTTTACAGCCAGGAGCAGAGACAAGCTTTTGCCCCTTACTATTCTG ACGACTACACAGAAGATCTGCTCCAGCTCCACGATGCTGAGGTGGTGCGGTTAAGAAACTATTATGAAGTTCATAAGGAACTCTTCGAAGGTGTTCAGAAGTGGGAAGAAAACTGGAGGCTCTTCTTAGAGTTTGAG AGAAAAGCTTCAGATCCAAGTCGATTTACAAACCGGGGAGGAAAtcttctaaaagaagaaaagcaacgAGCCAAGCTCCAGAAAACGCTCCCTAAG CTGGAAGAGGAGTTAAAGGCACAAATTGAAATGTGGGAACAGGAACATGCACAGGCATTTGTGGTGAACGGGCAGAAATTCATGGAGTATGTGGCAGAACAATGGGAGATGCATCGATTGGAGAAAGAGAGAGCCAAGCAGGAACGA CAAATCAAGAATAGGAAGCAGACGGAGACAGAGATGCTCTATGGAAGTGCCCCCCGGACACCCGGCAAGCGGCGAGGACTGACACCCAACACTCCAGGCAAAGTGCGCAAG CTGAACACTACCATCATGTCCAATGCTACAGCCAACAGTAGCATTCGGCCTGTGTTTGGGGGGACAATGTACCGCTCCCCTGTGTCTCGGCTGCCGCCTTCTGGCAACAAG CCAGTTGCCACTTCCAGCTGTTCAGGGAAAAAAACACCCCGTGCCGGGAGGCATGGAGCCAACAAGGAGAACCTGGAGCTCAATGGCAGCTTCCTGAGCGGTGGGTACCCTGACTCGACCCCCCTCCAGCGCAACTTCAGCATTAATTCTGTTGCCAGCACCTATTCTGAGTTTGCG AAGGATCCGTCCCTCTCGGACAGTTCCACTGTTGGGCTTCAG cGAGAACTTTCAAAGGCTTCCAAATCTGATGCTACTTCTCGAATCCTCAATTCAACCAACATCCAGCCCTGA
- the PRC1 gene encoding protein regulator of cytokinesis 1 isoform X2 has product MRRSEIVAEESIVCLQSALNHLREIWELIGIPEDQRLQRTEVVKKHIKELLDMMIAEEESLKERLVKSIAVCQKELNTLCSELHVEPFQEEGETTILQLEKDLRTQVELMRKQKKERKQELKLLQEQDRELCEILCMPHYVVDSASVPSLEELNQFRQHVATLRETKASRHQEFVDIKKQIILCMEELDHTPDTSFERDVVCEDEDAFCLSLDNIATLQKLLRQLEIRKSQNEAVCEGLRARIRELWDRLQIPEEEREAVATVMTGSKAKVRKALQLEVDRLEELKMQNMKKVIEAIRVELAQYWDHCFYSQEQRQAFAPYYSDDYTEDLLQLHDAEVVRLRNYYEVHKELFEGVQKWEENWRLFLEFERKASDPSRFTNRGGNLLKEEKQRAKLQKTLPKLEEELKAQIEMWEQEHAQAFVVNGQKFMEYVAEQWEMHRLEKERAKQERQIKNRKQTETEMLYGSAPRTPGKRRGLTPNTPGKVRKLNTTIMSNATANSSIRPVFGGTMYRSPVSRLPPSGNKPVATSSCSGKKTPRAGRHGANKENLELNGSFLSGGYPDSTPLQRNFSINSVASTYSEFARELSKASKSDATSRILNSTNIQP; this is encoded by the exons ATGAGGAGAAG tGAGATAGTGGCAGAGGAGTCTATAGTATGTCTCCAGAGTGCCCTAAATCACCTTCGGGAAATATGGGAATTAATTGGGATTCCGGAGGATCAGCGTTTACAAAGAACCGAGGTTGTAAAGAAGCATATCAAG GAACTCCTGGATATGATGATTGCTGAGGAGGAAAGCCTGAAGGAAAGGCTTGTCAAAAGCATAGCTGTCTGTCAGAAAGAGCTGAACACACTGTGCAGTGAGCTACACGTCGAGCCGTTTCAG GAAGAAGGAGAGACGACCATTTTGCAACTAGAAAAAGATTTGCGTACCCAGGTGGAATTGATGcgaaaacagaaaaaggagagaaaacaggaaCTGAAGCTACTTCAAGAACAAGATCGAGAACTGTGTGAAATTCTTTGTATGCCCCACTATGTTGTTGACAGTGCCTCAGTTCCCAGCTTAGAAGAGCTGAACCAGTTTAGACAACATGTGGCAACTTTGAGGGAAACAAAG GCATCTCGGCACCAGGAGTTTGTCGACATAAAGAAACAGATCATACTGTGTATGGAAGAATTAGATCACACTCCAGACACAAGCTTTGAAAGAGATGTGGTGTGTGAAGATGAAGATGCCTTCTGTTTATCTTTGGACAATATTGCAACACTACAAAAGTTGCTACGGCAG CTGGAAATTCGAAAATCACAAAATGAAGCTGTATGTGAAGGACTCCGTGCTCGAATTCGAGAGCTCTGGGACAGGTTGCAAATAcctgaagaagaaagagaagctgTGGCCACGGTTATGACTGGGTCGAAGGCCAAGGTCAGGAAAGCG CTGCAATTAGAAGTGGATCGGTTGGAAGAACTGAAAATGCAAAACATGAAGAAAGTGATTGAGGCAATACGAGTGGAGCTGGCTCAGTACTGGGACCACTGTTTTTACAGCCAGGAGCAGAGACAAGCTTTTGCCCCTTACTATTCTG ACGACTACACAGAAGATCTGCTCCAGCTCCACGATGCTGAGGTGGTGCGGTTAAGAAACTATTATGAAGTTCATAAGGAACTCTTCGAAGGTGTTCAGAAGTGGGAAGAAAACTGGAGGCTCTTCTTAGAGTTTGAG AGAAAAGCTTCAGATCCAAGTCGATTTACAAACCGGGGAGGAAAtcttctaaaagaagaaaagcaacgAGCCAAGCTCCAGAAAACGCTCCCTAAG CTGGAAGAGGAGTTAAAGGCACAAATTGAAATGTGGGAACAGGAACATGCACAGGCATTTGTGGTGAACGGGCAGAAATTCATGGAGTATGTGGCAGAACAATGGGAGATGCATCGATTGGAGAAAGAGAGAGCCAAGCAGGAACGA CAAATCAAGAATAGGAAGCAGACGGAGACAGAGATGCTCTATGGAAGTGCCCCCCGGACACCCGGCAAGCGGCGAGGACTGACACCCAACACTCCAGGCAAAGTGCGCAAG CTGAACACTACCATCATGTCCAATGCTACAGCCAACAGTAGCATTCGGCCTGTGTTTGGGGGGACAATGTACCGCTCCCCTGTGTCTCGGCTGCCGCCTTCTGGCAACAAG CCAGTTGCCACTTCCAGCTGTTCAGGGAAAAAAACACCCCGTGCCGGGAGGCATGGAGCCAACAAGGAGAACCTGGAGCTCAATGGCAGCTTCCTGAGCGGTGGGTACCCTGACTCGACCCCCCTCCAGCGCAACTTCAGCATTAATTCTGTTGCCAGCACCTATTCTGAGTTTGCG cGAGAACTTTCAAAGGCTTCCAAATCTGATGCTACTTCTCGAATCCTCAATTCAACCAACATCCAGCCCTGA